A region from the Coffea eugenioides isolate CCC68of chromosome 9, Ceug_1.0, whole genome shotgun sequence genome encodes:
- the LOC113782182 gene encoding uncharacterized protein LOC113782182, which produces MGNILCLEIHHLWGLLVLLLIVPVAISYPHFRDDFPTLDNPSNTYSYARFPEVEKHCGFLISSASELPPDDNRSGRMKKELFFRNGDWNQEPGGVPLLPIDSREMPSNTFGYGPPLNLVSFWVNDVDPARRAKNTVSVSGVMEIGRIRSGSFSYKPYDWSPKHYLERGINKLTIIFEGIYLESRENGGRRLMCLLGNATIPEDSTQKLDSCDHGDLQSPCQPKVNNLPSTLQDDQIILVLEYPKTFTLTSRGISGELKSLNQRGKPAYFDKVHISSQPGDGSKYRFGSEKLVARACSPYPYPDSLINQDVQDVEMFKGHDFCEDLRQFVWNEVFEFASTWKNVVRITNGSSKIGPFLLGSEIEASYNSSDKLRLMIQELVCEPGTDQEGFQTAMVSAVFRVIQKSEYLYREEEKRTGLSTMTLSSEGRWHSSHGQLCMVGCIGPAGYLSDSCKSRITLYFPLTFSIKQHSRVVGTISSINPADGHASLMFQKLTTPIEFTSTHPRDNHFKWSYTYTKLKQAREFQSRSQPSNWERILRNSILQYPTSKGEDIASFSFLTDVLSIEVRAAPQTLTNSQAPKTNVKMVLLSIGSLFGRYDPHSYQENPEAEKAFHSISEEIEVSGHLKVEGGQFSNVSLFFEGIYDPTLGQMYLIGCRDVLQFQGFNNDDRDLEGGMDCSIEIKVEYSAKNARWLLNPNIKFSINSQRTKEDSLYLSPISSNTFLLSYSKKFDFLMVRKGFEEGLRVLLLVMAILCIHGQLRYTENQGHTTAYISLVMLGLHALGFSIPLITGDEVLLRWKEFAPYKSSAYDQFQNFHIFQSLDLFIKFLMLIALLETAKLLQRVWESRKLRKGQAINLNLRIPSDKLVFLLFLLIHMLGFFTLHTIRRIYGIPLLLQSENSVASANIRRLQRWWTELENYGGLVQDCFLLPQIIGNAVWGVQGKPLRKLYYLGFTTIRLVLQAYDYASDPVPNPTNSELEFEYLGVESYYKHGNVTIGVIVVILAMLLYFQQNGWCKIRPIHKLEDGENVESKPDNIYERLLSE; this is translated from the coding sequence ATGGGCAATATTCTGTGCCTTGAGATTCATCATCTATGGGGTCTACTAGTGCTGCTTCTCATTGTTCCAGTTGCAATTTCATACCCACACTTTCGTGATGATTTTCCAACACTAGACAATCCTTCAAACACATATTCTTATGCTCGTTTCCCAGAGGTTGAAAAGCATTGCGGGTTTCTTATTTCATCTGCTTCAGAGTTACCGCCCGACGATAATAGAAGCGGAAGAATGAAGAAAGAGCTCTTCTTCAGGAATGGAGATTGGAATCAGGAACCAGGTGGAGTACCATTATTGCCAATTGATAGCAGGGAAATGCCTAGTAACACTTTTGGCTATGGCCCTCCACTCAATTTAGTCTCTTTTTGGGTCAACGATGTTGATCCGGCTCGTAGAGCTAAAAACACAGTTAGTGTGAGTGGTGTAATGGAAATTGGAAGAATCAGAAGTGGTTCTTTTTCATACAAGCCTTACGATTGGTCCCCAAAGCACTACCTGGAGCGGGGCATTAATAAGCTCACAATTATCTTTGAAGGTATCTATCTTGAGTCCCGGGAGAATGGAGGGAGGAGATTGATGTGTTTGTTGGGGAATGCAACCATTCCAGAGGATTCTACTCAGAAACTAGATTCGTGTGACCATGGAGATCTGCAGAGTCCATGCCAGCCAAAAGTCAACAACCTGCCCTCCACCTTGCAGGATGATCAGATCATTCTTGTTCTTGAGTATCCCAAGACCTTCACTTTGACCAGCAGAGGCATCTCTGGAGAATTGAAAAGCTTAAACCAGAGGGGAAAACCAGCATACTTTGATAAAGTTCACATATCCTCCCAGCCAGGGGATGGATCGAAGTACAGGTTTGGATCTGAAAAACTTGTGGCAAGGGCCTGCAGTCCTTATCCTTATCCTGATTCTTTGATCAATCAAGATGTTCAAGATGTTGAGATGTTTAAAGGACATGATTTCTGTGAGGACTTGAGGCAATTTGTTTGGAACGAAGTGTTTGAATTTGCATCCACCTGGAAAAATGTTGTCAGAATTACTAATGGTAGCAGCAAGATTGGCCCTTTCTTACTTGGCAGTGAGATAGAAGCTAGTTATAATAGTTCTGACAAACTCAGGCTTATGATTCAGGAATTAGTCTGCGAGCCTGGCACTGATCAAGAGGGGTTCCAGACCGCAATGGTATCTGCTGTTTTCAGAGTGATACAGAAATCAGAATACCTCTATagggaagaagagaaaagaacaGGGCTTTCCACCATGACACTTTCTTCAGAGGGAAGGTGGCATTCTTCTCATGGGCAGCTCTGCATGGTTGGTTGCATTGGACCTGCTGGTTATCTTTCAGATAGCTGCAAGTCTCGGATCACTCTATACTTCCCTCTTACTTTTTCTATCAAGCAACACAGTAGAGTGGTGGGTACCATAAGCAGCATCAATCCAGCAGATGGACATGCTTCTCTTATGTTTCAGAAGTTGACTACTCCCATTGAGTTTACGAGTACGCACCCGAGGGACAATCACTTTAAATGGTCATACACCTACACGAAGCTAAAGCAGGCAAGGGAGTTCCAGAGTAGAAGCCAGCCTTCCAATTGGGAAAGAATTTTGAGGAATTCAATTCTCCAATATCCAACATCTAAGGGCGAAGATATTGCCAGTTTCTCTTTCCTAACTGATGTTCTGTCAATTGAAGTCCGGGCTGCTCCACAGACTTTGACAAACAGCCAGGCTCCGAAGACTAATGTCAAAATGGTGCTTCTGTCCATAGGTTCATTGTTCGGACGCTATGATCCACACTCGTATCAAGAAAATCCTGAAGCTGAAAAGGCCTTCCATTCCATTTCTGAAGAAATTGAAGTCTCAGGGCATCTCAAAGTTGAAGGTGGTCAATTTTCTAatgtttctcttttctttgaGGGGATATATGATCCAACCCTCGGACAGATGTATCTGATCGGCTGCAGGGATGTACTACAGTTTCAAGGCTTCAATAATGATGACAGAGACCTTGAAGGAGGGATGGACTGCTCAATTGAAATCAAAGTGGAATATTCTGCAAAAAACGCCAGGTGGTTATTGAATCCCAATATCAAGTTTTCAATCAACAGCCAAAGAACTAAAGAAGATTCACTTTATCTCTCTCCAATAAGCAGTAACACCTTTCTGCTTTCCTATAGCAAGAAGTTTGATTTTTTAATGGTACGGAAAGGCTTCGAGGAGGGGCTTCGTGTCCTGTTGCTTGTGATGGCAATTCTCTGTATTCATGGCCAATTACGTTACACTGAGAATCAGGGACACACCACGGCTTATATATCATTGGTCATGCTTGGACTCCATGCTCTTGGTTTCAGCATCCCATTGATCACAGGTGATGAAGTGCTGCTCAGATGGAAAGAATTCGCACCATACAAAAGCTCAGCATATGATCAATTTCAGAACTTTCATATATTTCAATCTCTTGACCTTTTCATCAAGTTTCTAATGTTGATTGCACTTCTGGAAACCGCAAAGCTTCTGCAGAGAGTCTGGGAATCGCGAAAGCTACGGAAAGGTCAAGCTATAAACTTAAATCTAAGAATTCCAAGCGATAAATTGgttttccttttattcttgctCATTCATATGCTCGGATTTTTCACCCTTCACACCATCCGCAGAATATATGGAATTCCATTACTATTGCAGTCAGAAAACAGTGTTGCAAGTGCTAACATCAGAAGGCTGCAAAGATGGTGGACAGAGTTGGAAAACTATGGCGGGCTAGTTCAAGATTGCTTCTTGCTACCACAAATCATTGGAAATGCTGTATGGGGAGTCCAAGGTAAGCCTCTCAGAAAACTGTACTACTTGGGATTCACGACTATCAGACTGGTGCTCCAGGCTTACGATTATGCAAGTGATCCTGTTCCAAATCCCACCAATAGCGAGCTTGAATTTGAGTATTTGGGTGTGGAATCATATTACAAGCATGGCAACGTAACCATTGGCGTAATTGTGGTTATATTGGCAATGCTGCTATATTTCCAGCAGAACGGATGGTGTAAAATTAGGCCAATACACAAGTTAGAGGACGGTGAAAATGTGGAATCCAAGCCTGATAATATATACGAAAGGCTGCTTTCTGAGTAA